A genome region from Anastrepha ludens isolate Willacy chromosome 3, idAnaLude1.1, whole genome shotgun sequence includes the following:
- the LOC128857176 gene encoding translation initiation factor eIF-2B subunit beta, with translation MNDKPTKEVKQLIHEIKLGNVEGSYNITTKTLQLFKKIINGQEWAHAQELMNIMRAQACFLQSAMPQETVTANIARRILKLIREEFDLLQAKVHKFADDQGSMSLHKLLTQTSNDVTIDYTEPQHLLRDALLDHLQEIETELETSSENICAQAEEHIHSSEVILTLGHSRSVESFLKLAAKKRQFLTIIIAECAPDCRGHNLAAKLASGNVEIIVIPDSAIFAMMSRVNKVIIGTHSVLANGGLRAACGSYTVALAAKHYSVPVIVLSPMYKLSPVHLCSYEQDAFNLVGCAGDVIGYDSLASHSAKVYSPIFDYVPPELVTLFISNIGGHAPSYVYRLLTELYNPEDYEI, from the exons ATGAACGACAAACCAACAAAAGAAGTTAAGCAGTTAATTCACGAAATTAAACTCGG TAACGTGGAAGGCTCATAcaacataacaacaaaaacgttgcaattatttaagaaaattatcaaTGGCCAGGAATGGGCGCACGCACA AGAACTCATGAACATAATGCGTGCACAAGCATGCTTTCTCCAATCCGCAATGCCACAAGAGACTGTGACCGCCAATATTGCACGTCGCATACTGAAGTTGATACGCGAGGAGTTTGATTTACTTCAAGCAAAG GTGCACAAATTCGCAGATGACCAAGGCTCCATGTCACTGCACAAACTCTTAACACAAACGAGCAATGATGTTACGATCGACTATACCGAACCGCAGCATTTGCTGCGCGATGCACTGCTGGATCACTTACAAGAGATTGAAACTGAATTGGAGACAAGTTCAGAAAATATTTGTGCACAAGCAGAAGAGCACATACATTCCTCTGAGGTTATCCTAACGTTAGGACACTCGCGCAGTGTTGAGAGCTTTCTAAAACTTGCCGCTAAAAAACGCCAATTTCTCACTATAATTATAGCCGAGTGTGCGCCAGATTGCAGA GGTCATAATTTGGCAGCCAAGTTGGCAAGTGGAAATGTAGAGATTATCGTAATACCGGACTCCGCTATATTCGCAATGATGTCGCGTGTTAACAAAGTCATCATTGGTACACACAGCGTACTCGCCAATGGTGGTTTACGTGCGGCGTGCGGTTCATACACGGTCGCGCTGGCAGCTAAACATTACTCAGTGCCGGTTATTGTACTCTCACCCATGTACAAATTATCGCCCGTACATTTGTGTTCATACGAGCAGGACGCTTTCAATTTGGTAGGCTGTGCGGGCGATGTGATTGGCTACGATTCGTTAGCGTCGCATTCGGCTAAAGTCTATAGTCCCATATTTGATTATGTGCCTCCTGAGCTGGTcacattatttatttcaaatat TGGCGGCCATGCTCCTTCGTATGTCTATCGACTATTGACTGAACTCTACAATCCGGAAGATTATGAGATTTAA
- the LOC128857180 gene encoding uncharacterized protein LOC128857180, which produces MAAQKLRHILELSAQDQKAFVDSFDVVICDCDGVMWMLATTLPRTGEAVNSLKANGKRVLFVTNNSLQTDDGYVKKFSGIGVENFQKDDIIHPAKSMVHYLKRQNIKQPVFSLCCDTANETLRSGGINVITLEAPPNVQIQTIGDITKPKQKVGAVLYDINLNLHYAQICAATRYLKDKDCVFIAGGTDWLLPMTSDFTMPGFCDTLETIQRFTHKEAIIVSKPAALLGDIVKEIYKLKDPKRCLFIGDSMTHDIRFALAVGFQALLVLSGSTPKEEMLAADIEQQPDYYADGIADFITLFENIPNA; this is translated from the exons ATGGCAGCGCAGAAATTACGACACATTCTAGAACTATCCGCTCAGGATCAGAAAGCTTTCGTCGACTCTTTTGATGTGGTAATTTGCGATTGTGACGGTGTGATGTGGATGCTCGCTACAACATTGCCCCGAACTGGAGAGGCTGTGAACTCGCTGAAGGCGAATGGCAAGCGGGTGCTCTTTGTAACGAATAACAGTTTGCAAACGGACGACGGATATGTGAAGAAGTTCAGTGGTATAGGAgtggaaaactttcaaaaa GATGATATTATACACCCAGCCAAGTCTATGGTGCACTATTTGAAAAGGCAGAACATTAAGCAGCCGGTTTTCTCGTTATGCTGTGATACGGCTAATGAAACATTGCGAAGCGGAGGCATAAATGTAATTACTTTG GAAGCTCCCCCAAATGTGCAGATCCAAACGATTGGCGATATTACAAAGCCTAAACAAAAAGTTGGGGCTGTCTTATACGATATTAATTTAAACTTACATTATGCGCAAATCTGTGCGGCTACACGTTATCTAAAAGATAAAGATTGCGTCTTCATTGCAGGCGGAACGGACTGGCTGTTGCCAATGACATCAGATTTCACGATGCCAG GATTCTGTGATACGCTCGAAACAATACAGAGGTTTACGCACAAGGAGGCTATAATTGTCAGCAAACCGGCGGCATTGTTGGGTGACATAGTGAAGGAAATTTACAAATTGAAAGATCCGAAACGTTGCCTGTTTATTGGCGATTCTATGACGCACGACATACGCTTCGCCCTCGCAGTTGGCTTTCAAGCGTTGCTCGTTTTGTCCGGTAGCACTCCGAAAGAGGAAATGTTGGCAGCCGACATTGAGCAGCAACCTGATTATTACGCGGATGGCATAGCCGATTTCATaacactttttgaaaatattccaaatGCTTAA